From the genome of Perca fluviatilis chromosome 1, GENO_Pfluv_1.0, whole genome shotgun sequence, one region includes:
- the alkbh5 gene encoding RNA demethylase ALKBH5: protein MAASGYSDLREKLKSMTPHRDDFKNKYVDGTSNGSSGKSRKRKFRESDDDEYEHSDDSAEHREQEASRVKSSILQKSIFTPEECALIEEKIDDVVAKGEAGLYREHTVDRAPLRNKYFFGEGYTYGSQLEKRGPGQERLYRKGEVDEIPNWVHELVIKRLVSSGVVPEGFVNSAVINDYQPGGCIVSHVDPLHIFARPIVSVSFFSDSALCFGCRFQFKPIRVSEPVFVLPVRRGSVTVLSGYAADDITHCIRPQDIKERRAVIILRKTRPDAPRLDSDSLLSSSPPLKRPPPLKAKRSHRKAEPDAAHRPRVLEMDKEENRHPSHSRHRRRSISSENYRRRGQASDKHRESSGRKVKMRRH, encoded by the exons ATGGCAGCCAGCGGATACTCTGACCTGAGGGAGAAGCTGAAATCCATGACTCCACACAGAGAcgactttaaaaataaatacgtGGACGGGACGAGTAACGGCAGCAGCGGAAAAAGTCGAAAGCGCAAGTTCCGAGAGTCCGACGACGATGAATATGAGCACAGCGATGACAGCGCGGAGCACCGTGAGCAGGAGGCCAGCCGGGTGAAGAGCAGTATCCTGCAGAAGAGCATCTTCACACCGGAGGAGTGCGCCCTCATCGAGGAGAAGATCGACGACGTGGTTGCCAAAGGAGAGGCTGGACTTTACCGTGAGCACACAGTAGACCGGGCGCCCCTCCGCAACAAGTACTTCTTTGGGGAGGGTTACACGTATGGATCCCAGCTGGAGAAGCGTGGACCGGGCCAGGAGAGGCTGTACCGCAAAGGAGAAGTGGATGAGATCCCAAACTGGGTGCATGAGCTGGTGATCAAGCGTCTAGTGTCTAGTGGAGTGGTCCCAGAAGGGTTTGTCAACAGTGCAGTCATCAACGATTATCAACCGGGTGGCTGCATTGTGTCACATGTAGACCCTCTGCACATCTTTGCAAGGCCCATCGTCTCAGTGTCCTTCTTCAGTGACAGCGCGCTCTGCTTTGGCTGTCGCTTCCAGTTCAAACCGATCCGGGTGTCAGAGCCGGTGTTTGTCCTGCCTGTGAGGAGAGGGAGTGTCACAGTGCTGAG TGGCTACGCTGCTGATGACATTACACATTGCATCCGGCCCCAAGACATCAAGGAGCGGCGTGCAGTTATCATCCTTAGAAA GACCAGACCAGATGCTCCTCGACTGGACTCTGACAGCCTGTTGAGCTCTTCTCCTCCTTTAAAGAGACCCCCTCCTCTGAAAGCCAAACGCTCTCATCGCAAAGCAGAGCCTGATGCTGCTCACAG GCCGAGGGTACTAGAGATGGATAAAGAGGAGAACAGACATCCGTCACACTCCCGTCACCGTCGTCGCAGCATCAGCTCCGAGAACTACAGGAGACGTGGTCAAGCCTCCGACAAACACCGGGAGAGTTCAGGACGCAAAGTCAAAATGAGACGCCACTGA